In Streptacidiphilus sp. P02-A3a, the DNA window GAGCTCGGAGGTGTACCGGGCGGAGAAGTCCTCCCAGGAGAAGGAGCCGTCGGTGCCGAACGGGATCGCCCGCAGGAAGTAGTACCGGTAGGCGTCCACGCCGAAGTGCTCGGTGAGCTGGTGCGGCGAGATCCCGGTCAGGTTGGACTTGCTCATCTTCTCGCCGCCGACCATCAGCCAGCCGTTGGCGGCGACCCGCTTCGGCAGCGGCAGCCCGTTGGCCATCAGCATCGCGGGCCAGATCACGGCGTGGAAGCGGAGGATGTCCTTGCCGACCAGGTGGACGTCGGCCGGGAAGATCCGCTCGAACTTCTCCGGGTCGCTGCCGTAGCCGACCGCCGTGGCGTAGTTGAGCAGCGCGTCGACCCAGACGTAGATGATGTGCTCGGGGTCCCAGGGGATCGGCACGCCCCAGTCGAAGGTGGACCGGGAGATCGACAGGTCCTGCAGGCCCTGCTCGACGAAGCGCAGCACCTCGTTGCGGGCCGACTCGGGCTGGATGAACCCGGGGTTGGCGGCGTAGAACTCCAGCAGCCGGGGGCCGTAATCGGAGAGCCGGAAGAAGTAGTTCTCCTCCTTCAGCATCTCCACCGGCTTCCGGTGGACCGGGCAGAGCTTCTGGCCCTCGAACTCGCCGGTGCCGTCGATCAGGTCGCCGGGCGCCTTGTACTCCTCGCAGCCGACGCAGTACGGGCCCTCGTAGCCGCCCTGGTAGATCTCGCCCTTGTCGTAGAGGTCCTGGACGAACTCCTGCACCCGGGCGGTGTGCCGGTCCTCGGTGGTCCGGATGAAGTCGTCGTTGGCGATCTCCAGGTGCTCCCAGAGCGGCTTCCAGGCGTCCCGGACGAGCTGGTCGCACCACTCCTGCGGGCTGACGCCGTGCGCCTCGGCGGTACGCATGATCTTCTGGCCGTGCTCGTCGGTACCGGTGAGGTACCAGACCTTCTCGCCGCGCTGGCGGTGCCAGCGGGCGAGGACGTCACCGGCGACCGTGGTGTAGGCGTGGCCGAGGTGGGGCTTGTCGTTCACGTAGTAGATCGGCGTCGACACGTAGAAGGTACGCTCCGCCGCCTCCGCGCTGGTGTTCTTCGAACCTGAGCTGTCTGTAGTCGCCGCCATGCTCACGAATCCTAGCCGTCGCGCGGGGTCCGCCCGGCCGCGCTGCGGTCGGGCGGACGGCTGGGCGGACGGTCGGGCCCGGCGCGGGGACGGTCAGGGCTCGGGGGTGGTGTGCCGGCGCCGGTGCAGGAAGTGGAACGGCAGGTGGAGCCGGTGCTGCCGACGCGGCCTCGGGGTGGTGACCGCGCCGCTGACCGCGGGCTGCGGACGGGCGGCGGGGCGGGGCGCGTGCCAGTAGGCGGTGGCCTCGGCGACGCGCCCGGCGCGCAGGATCCGCACGTGCGCTCCCCCGCAGCCGGGGCAGCCCGGGCTGCTCAGCGGGGACGGGACCGGGACGCCGTTGGCGCGGTAGCGGATCACCTGGTGACCCCCGGCATCGGCGCGGTGCTCGATCTCGTACGCCTGTTCCCAGCCGTAGCCGCAGTTCAGGCACGCGAAGGCATACGCCTCGTGGACGGTCTCGGGGATGGGGGTGGTGCGGGTGCTGGTGGTCCGTCCGGTGGCAGTGCCGGTCGCGGTTCCGATCGAGGTGGTGTCGGCCGCTGTGCCTGCGGCCGCACCGCGGTCGGGGTCGCCGAAGTGTTCGCTCATGCCGGTCTCCCGAATGCCCGAAGCGGGGCTTTCTCGCTTCCTCACCCAGAATCCCCCCGGCTCGCGCCGCGAAGTCGCCGCTGCGGCTTTCTTGGCCCAGAGTTGGCTGTTCAGGGGAGATCCGCTACCCGAGCGAGAGGATTCCTTGGTCAGCTTTTTATGGGGACCGCACAGGACGCGCCGACCGCGCGCCCACACGCGCCCCGTCAGCCCCGCTGAGCCGTCCCCGCGCGGCCCTCGCTCTGGGGCCGGGCGGTCTTCGCGGCCACCACCGCGTCGAACACCTCCCGCTTGGGGACGCCGGTGTCGGCGGCGACCGCCGCGATCGCCTCCTTGCGGCGCTCGCCCGCCTCCTCCCGCAGCGCGACCCTGCGGGCCAGCTCGACGGCGTCCAGCGCGCCCGGGGCGGCCGGGGGCGCGCCCTGGACCACCACCGTGATCTCGCCGCGCACCCCGTCGGCGGCCCAGACCGCGAGTTCGCCCAGCGGGCCGCGCTTGACCTCCTCGTAGGTCTTGGTCAGCTCGCGGCAGACGGCCGCCGGGCGCTCCGCGCCGAAGGCCTCGGCCATCGCCAGCAGCGAGTCGCCGACCCGGTGCGGGGACTCGAAGAAGACCATGGTGCGCGGCTCGGCCGCGAGGTCCCGCAGCCGGGAGCCGCGCCCGCCGCCCTTGCGCGGCAGGAAGCCCTCGAAGCAGAAGCGGTCCACCGGCAGCCCGGACAGCGCCAGCGCGGTCAGCACCGCCGAGGGCCCGGGCACGGCGGTGATCCGGATGCCCTGCTCGACGGCCGCCGCGACCAGCCGGTAGCCGGGGTCGGAGACGGAGGGCATCCCGGCGTCGGTGACCAGCAGCACCCGGGAGCCGCCGAGCAGCGCCTCCACCAGTTCCGGGGTCCGGCCGACCTCGTTGCCCTCGAAGTAGGAGACGATCCGGCCGCTCGGGGACACCCCCAGGGCGTTGGCCAGGCGCCACATCCGCCTGGTGTCCTCGGCCGCGACCACGTCGGCGGTGGCCAGTTCGGCGGCGAGCCGGGGCGGAGCGTCCCCGACGTCGCCGATGGGTGTTCCGGCAAGAATGAGTAGACCTGTCACCTCTTCATACTCCCAGTTGGCGAGGTCCCGGTACTGCCGACAGGGTTCACCCCTACGATGCACGCGTGAGCGGTGATGAGGCGACAGTGACAGCGCCGGACGGCGACGGGACGCACGGCACGACGACGCTGGCCGACGGCCCGGCCGAGGCGGTGCCGCAGGACGGGCCGACGGGGGCCACCCCGCGCCGGTCCTGGCCGCTCAGCGCCTGGCAGCGGCGGCTGAGCCGGCTCGGCTACGGCGCGCCGGAGCGGATCCCGCTGCGCGAGCGGCTGGTGCCGCCGATGCCGGACGGCCCGGGGATCTCCACCGGTGAGCCCTCACCGGTGCTGACCCGGCTCGGGGTACGGCTGCCGACCGGGCTGTGGATGTGGCTGTGCCGCTGGTCCGGCTGGCTGGGACCGCTGCTGGTGACCCTGTTCGGCGGCATCCTGATCTTCGTCAACCTCGGGCACCCGCACGACATCATCTTCGACGAGACGTACTACGCCAAGGACTCCTGGGCCCTGTGGCACTACGGGTACGAGGTCACCTGGCCGAACAACGCCAACCAGCTGCTGCTCCAGCATCCGGAGGTGATCCCGAAGCCGCTCGGGAACGCCTTCATCGCGCACCCGCCGGACGGCAAGTGGGTCATCGGCATCGGCGAGATGATCTTCGGCTTGAACCCGTTCGGCTGGCGCTTCATGACCGCGCTGCTGGGCACCCTGTCGGTGCTGATGCTCTGCCGGATCGGCCGTCGGCTGTTCCGCTCCACGCTGCTGGGCTGCGTCGCCGGGCTGCTGATGACCGTCGACGGCCTGCACCTGGTGATGAGCCGCACCGGGCTGCTGGACCTGGTGGTGATGTTCTGGGCGCTGGCCGCCTTCGGCCTGCTGCTGATCGACCGGGACCGGACCCGGACCCGGCTGGCCGACCTGGTCGGGGCGACCGCCGACAACCCCGGCGCGCGGCCGAACCAGGAGCTGGCCACCAGGGCCCGGCTGGGCTGGCGTCCCTACCGGCTGCTGGCCGGGGTGGTGCTGGGCATCGACTGCGCGACCAAGTGGGACGGGCTGTGGTTCCTGGCCTTCTTCGCGGTGCTGTCGGTGCTGTGGGACGCCGCCGCCCGCAAGACCGCCGGTGCCAGGCACCCGTACGCCATGGCGCTGCTGCACGACGTGCCGTTCGCGTTCCTGTCCATGGTGGTCGTGGCGTTCTTCACCTACCTGGTGTCCTGGTCCGGCTGGCTGTTCACGCAGGGCGGCTACGACCGGCAGTGGGCAGCGCACCGCGCCGGCCTCTCCGCCGCGAACTGGGGCCCGATCCCGCTGCCGCAGGTGAACATGGACTGGGTGCCGGCGCCGCTGCGCAGCCTGTGGCACTACCACGCGGAGATCTGGAACTTCAACACCCACCTGAACACCCCGCACACGTACATGTCGAACCCGTGGAGCTGGCTGGTCAACGGCCGCCCGGTGTCGTTCTACTACCCGAGCGGCCTACAGCCCTCGCAGTGCGGTGGCGCGGCGCAGTGCTCCAGCGAGGTGCTGGCGATCGGCACCCCGCTGCTGTGGTGGGTGGGCTGCTTCGCGCTGCTGTACGCGCTGTACCGGTGGATCCTGGTCCGGGACTGGCGGGCGGGGGCCATCGTCTGCGGCATCGCCGCCGGATACCTGCCGTGGTTCCAGTGGCAGCAGCGGACGATCTTCTTCTTCTACTCGATCGACTTCGAGCCCTTCCTCTGCCTGGCCATCGCGCTGATGATCGGCGGCATGCTGGGCAGGGCCACCGCCTCGCGCGAGCGCAGGCTGTGGGGCGGCGTGTCGGCGGGGCTGGTGCTGGTCGCGATCATGGCGTGCTTCCTGTACTTCTTCCCGCTCTACACCGGCGAGGTGACCACGCTCGCGCAGTGGCAGGCCCGGATGTGGTGGCCGACCTGGATCTGACCGCGCTCAGCGGGGCCGGGCCGCGCGCACCGAGTAGACCATCGGGACGCGCGGCCGCCCCTCCGGGAAGCGGTAGACCCGGGTGACCCCCTCGGTCACCGTCTCCAGCGCGGCGAAGCGCGGAAACAGCGTGAAATCGTGCTCGTGCACGAACTCAATGCGCAGTCCGGCGGCGGCGATGGCACTGAGGATCTCGCCGAGTCCGTGCTGCCATTGGACGGACACCGTTATTTGGGGTTCCTCGACGTAATCGGTGTAAGTGCCCGGTTCATCCCAGACCGTGGCCTCCTGATGGAAATAGTCGTATTCGACGGTGCGGCCGTCGTCGCCGAGCATGTCGGTCACCGGGTGGAACTCGGCCAGGTAGAGGAAGCCGCCGGGCGCGACCATGGCGGCGGCGGTCTGCGCCCAGCGCTCGATGTCCGGCAGCCAGCAGAGCGCGCCGAGCCCGGTGTAGACGACGTCGAAGACCTCCCCGGCCAGCACGTTCGCCGCCTCGTACACGTCGGCGGTGACGAACCGGGCGTCCGGCAGTCCGGCCTCGCGGGCCAGCTCCTCGGCCGCCGCCACCGCCGAGGCGGAGAAGTCCAGGCCGGTGACGGCCGCCCCGTGCCGGGCCCAGCCGAGGGTGTCCTGGCCGAAGTGGCACTGGAGGTGCAGCAGCCTGCGGCCGTCGACGTCGCCGACCTCGGTGAGCTCGAACGGCCGCAGCACCTCCGCCCCGGCCAGGAACCCGGGGACGTCGTAGAAGCCGCTGCCGGTGTGGATCGGCACCCGCTCGTCCCACATGGCCCGGTTGAGCGCCCGCCAGTCGGCCGGATCGGGGCGGGGGCCGTCGGGGCCGGAGGATGCCTGAGAGATCGTCATGGGCGTGAGGCTAATCCCCGGACCTGGCCCCGGCGACCGGTTTTGCCCCGAACCGGGCGGATTTCGGGATAACGATCCTCCACCGTTTCCGCGGGATCGGCATGGGGTCGGCGACCGTACGCCTACGATTCCTTTCTGGTAATTGGCAGCCGCCGGGACAGGTTCCCGGCGGCGGTATCAGGGGGAAAGATGAATCGCGGGGTCAAGGGCGGAATCATAGGTACGGTCGCGGTGGCACTGGTCACCGTGGGTGGCCTCGGCGCCTACAACATCGTCCACGGGCTGAGCGGCGACACGGCCGCTGCCAGTGACGACAGCAGCGCCACGGCCGCGGCCGCGGCCCCGGCCCCGCAGTCCACCGCGCCGCCGAGCGGCCCCACCGCGCTGAAGGCGGCGCAGGCCTTCCTGGACGCCTGGCGGGCCGGGCCGAGCCAGTACCCGGCGGCGGCGAAGCTCACCGACGCCGCGAGCAACGCGCAGACGGACCTGACCGGCTACCGGAGCGGCCTCAAGCTCAGCTCGATCGCCTTCAGCGACGTCGCGGCGGGCGGCCCGTCCACCGTCGACCCGGGCGCGACCACGGTCAACCTCACCGTCACCGCGCAGGTCGCGGGCGGTACCTGGACGTACCCGGACACGCTGAACCTGGTCCGGAGCGGCGGGCAGGTGTCGGTGGACTGGGCCTCGGCGACGCTCTACCCGAAGCTGCTGGCGGGCCAGTCGCTGCTGGCCGGGCCGGTCAGCGCGGCGGCCGCCCCGGCCACCACGGTCACCGCCGCCGACGGCACCGTGCTGACGGCGGCCGCCTACCCCTCGCTGGCGGGCGTCATCAAGACCCTGAGCCAGGGCAGCACCGCAGGCAGCACCGGCACCGCCCCCAACGGGGTGCAGATCGTGGACGCCAGCGGCAGCCCGGTGAGCGTGCTGAAGACCTTCGGCAGCGGGCCGACCGGCCCGAAGGTGGTCACCACCATCGACGCCAAGCTCCAGCGGGTGGCCGAGAACGCCGTGGTCAAGCCGGTCCTCGGCGGCCTGCCGGCGGCCGTGGTGGTGCTGGACAGCAGCAACGGCCACATCCTGGCCAGCGCCTACGGGAACAGCACGGTCGGCGACCTGGCGCTGGAGCTCCCGAGCCCGCCGGGATCCACCATGAAGATCATCACCTCGGCAGCGCTGTTCGACATGGCCGGCCTCTATCCGAACTACCCGGCCCCCTGCAACAAGAACCAGCCCGCCGACAGCCAGACCTTCTCCAACGAGAGCGACGTCCCGAGCAACCCGAACACGACGATCGAGCAGGCTTTCGCCGAGTCCTGCAACACCGCCTTCATCAAGGACGGCTTCGACAAACTGGTCCACCCGGGCGACGCTTCCGACCTGAGCACGGAGGCGCACGACGTCTTCGGCCTGGGCCAGTGGAACATCGGCGGCGGGCTCCAGGTGGCCACCCCGCAGGTGCTGGCGCAGCCGAACGGCTCGGACGCCGCCGCCGACCTCATCGGCCAGGGCTCGGTGGAGATGACCCCGCTGCACATGGCCTCGGTGGCGGCCACGGTCGCCGACGGCGCCTTCCACCAGCCGGTGATCCTGCCCGGCCTGTCACCGGCCGGGGCCGCACAGCCGTTCAACCAGACCACCGCCCAGTACCTGCGGCAGATGATGGAGTTCGACGCGTCGAACCCCATGGGCACCGCCGAACCGCGGCTGGGGAGCCTGCCCGGCAGCGGCGGCAAGACCGGTACCGCGCAGGTGGGCGACGGCAACACCACCAACGGCTGGTTCACCGCCTTCGACCACGGCATCGCCGTGGCGGCCATGGTCGAAGGCGGTGCCAACGGCGTCGACACGGCCGGCTACATCGTCCAGCAGGTCCTGGAGAGCGGGGAGTAGCCGGTCAGGTCGCGGAGCCCGCTGCCGCGCCGGTGGCGAGCTCCGCGCCCCAGCGGGCGAGGGCGGCCTCCAGGTCGAGCCGCTGGACGCCGCCGCCGTCGGCCGGCCACTCCGCGCGCGGGACCCGCCACATGACCTCGAACTCGATGCCGTCGGGGTCCTTGGCGTAGAAGGACTTGCTCACGCCGTGGTCGCTGGCGCCGACCAGCGCGCCCCGCTCGCGCAGCCGGGCGCCGATCGCGGCCAGCTCGCCGAGCGTGCCCGCCTCCCAGGCCAGGTGGTAGAGGCCGACCTGCCCGGGGACCGGCCCCGCGGCCTGGCCGCCGACCGCGAACAGCCCCAGGTCGTGGTCGTTGAGGGTGCCGGGAGCGCGCAGGAACGCGGCCTGCCCGGCGTACTCGGCGGCGACCTCGAAGCCGAGGACGTCCTGGTAGAACTCGACGGAGCGCTGGACGTCGCGGATGTACAGCACTGCGTGGTTGAGGCGGCGGACTGGCACGGGGGCTCCTCGGTCGGAGGGACGGATCAGCTGTCGAGGGCCACAACAACATCTTCCTGGGAAACTATTCCCAGGCGTCCCGGCTGCTCCGGTTCGGGCCCGCGCCCGCGCCGGGGCTCGGACGCCGCCCGCAGCACCCCGGTCGCGAGCCTGGGCCAGAGCAGCAGCAGCAACGGCAGGTCCAGGTAGCCGAAGCGTCCGGCCGGGGCCAGCAGGAAGGCCACGGCGACCCCGGCCGCCAGCCGGTCCGCCGCCTGGACCACCCCGGCCGGGGGCCGGAGCAGCAGCCACAGCGCCACCGCGACCCCGCCCAGGCCGAGCAGCACCAGCGAGGCCACCCGGCCGCCGGGACCCAGCTCGGCCAGCAGGTGCCCCGGCAGCGGGCTGTTCGCCGGGGTGCGCAGCTGCGCGAGGCCGAGCGGGAAGCGCACCACCTGCTCCATCACCGCACCGGGGGTGACCAGCGTGAACGGCAGGATCAGCGCCCCGGCGACGAGCAGCGTCGCCGCCGCGCAGCGCAGCACCGGACGCAGCCCGAACCGGAACTGGAGCAGCAGCAGCGCCACCGGGAAGGCCGGCCAGGCGGTCCATTTCAGGGCGCAGGCCAGGGCGATCACCAGCCCGGCCCGCAGCGCGTGCCCGCGCCCGGCGTAGCCGAGGCCGAGCAGGCAGCAGCCGATCAGCGGCAGGTCCACACCGCTGACCGCGGCCGACAGGGCGACCAGCGGGGAGGCGGTGACCGCGGCCAGCGCCAGCAGGCCGCGCGAGTGGTCGGCGCCCGGGGTGCGCGCCCGGTCGGTGCCGGGGGTGCGCGCCCGGTCGGCGCCGGGGGTGCGCGCCCGGTCGGCGCCGGGGGTGCGCGCCCGGTCGGCGCCGGGGGTGCGCGGGCGCAGCAGCCGCCAGCCGGGCAGCAGGCAGCCGAGGAAGGCGGCGAGGAACCACAGCCGGGCGTCGCCGAGGACCCTCGGCAGCGCCCCGTGGCTGCCCAGCAGCGCGCGCGGCAGCCCGAACAGCGCCATCGCCGGGAGGTAGGGGTCGTACTGGGTGACCTGGCGCGGGTGCGGGATGTACGGGCTGCCGGTGTGCAGCAGCTGGGTCGCCGAGTACTGCACCACCTGGACCTCGGACTGCGCCCAGCCCTGGGCCAGCATCACCGGCAGCGGGACCAGCACCGCGCCGAGCAGGGCGGTGCCGACGACCAGCCGGGGTACCAGCCGGAGCGGGGCGAAGGCCGCCGCGCCGGTCGCGAGCAGGTAGCCGATGAAGGCGATCAGGCCCCAGTTCTGCTCGGGGCGGAGGTTGGAGACTATCGGGAAGCAACCGGCCCAGACCGCGCAGACCAGGCAGCCGAGCACCCACAGCCGGCGCTGCGGCCGAGCGGGGCGGGCGGTGTCGGGCGCGGACGGTTCGCGCTCCGCGTCGTGGGCTTCGGGGCTGACGGCGGTGGTCGGCCGGGCAGCTTCCGGGACATGAGTCGTCGTCACCATGCCCACGGTAGGAAGGAATCCGTGATCACGTCGTCACGCTGCAGAGTGGTGCGGATATCCCTCTCCAGGTTGGCGAGGACGGCCTAATCTCCTCAACCAGGTTCACCCGGCCCGCCGACCAGGCCGTTCTCGTAGGCGAAGACGACGGCCTGGGTCCGGTCGCGCAGTTCCAGCTTGGCGAGTATCCGGCCGACATGGGTCTTGATGGTCTGTTCGGACAGGAACAGCTCGTCCGCGATCTCGCCGTTGGACAGCCCCCGGGCGACCTGGCGCAGCACGTCCAGCTCCCGGACGGTGAGCGTGGCGGCGGCCTCCGGGCGCAGGTGCCCGGAGCGGCGGCGGCGGGCGACGTCGTCGATCAGCCTGCGGGTGACCGACGGCGCCAGCAGCGCCTCGCCCGAGGCGACCACCCGGACCGCGTTGATCAGGTCCCGGGCGGGCGCGTCCTTCAGCAGGAAGCCGCTGGCGCCCCGGGCCAGCGCCTCGTAGACGTACTCGTCCAGGTCGAAGGTGGTCAGGATGAGCACCCTCGGGGTCTGCGGCAGCGGCCGGGCGCGCGGGGCGTCCGGCGGGCCGGGCTCGGCCGAGCCGAGGATCCGGGCGGTCGCGGTGAGGCCGTCCATGCCCGGCATCCGGATGTCCATCACCACCACGTCCGGCCGCAGTTCGGCGGCGAGCTGGACGGCCAGCAGGCCGTCGCCCGCCTCGCCGACGAGCTCGATGTCGGGGGCGGAGGCCAGCAACGCGCCCAGGCCGTCCCGCACCATCTCCTGGTCGTCCACCAGCAGCACCCGGATGTTCTCGGACACGCGCGCTCCCCCGTCAGCCCTCTTCGCTTCCGCCACTGCCAAGCTCCCACCGGCGCTGCTCCGGCACCCCGTGCAGCGGCAGTTCGGCGGTCACCTCGAAGCCGCCGTGCTCGCGCGGGTGGGCCCGCAGCGTGCCGCCGAGCAGGGCGGCCCGCTCGCGCATGCCGGTGAGGCCGTGTCCGCCGTTGCCGCCGTCGTCCGGCAGCGGGCCGCCGCTGGTGCGGCCGTCGTCGGCGACGTGCACCCGCACCGCGTCCTCGGTGCGCAGCACCTCGACCTCCACCCGCGCGCCGGGCGCGTGGCGTCCGGCGTTGCTCAGGGCCTCCTGGACGATGCGGTACACCGAGACGTCGACCACGGCCGGTGGGCGCTCGGGACCGGCGGTGAGGGTGAGGTCCACCTGCATCCCGGCCTGCCGGGCGGCCCGGACCATCTCCGGGATCCGGTCGATACCGGGCTGCGGGGCGCGCTCGGCGTTCTCGTCGTCCTCCCGCAGCAGGCCGATCACCCGGCGCATCTCGGTCAGCGCGGTGGTGGACGCCTCCCGGATCGCGCCGAAGGTGCGCAGCGTCTGCTCGGGCAGGCCGGACTCCTTGTAGGGGGCGGCCTCGGCCTGGATGGCGATCATCGACATGTGGTGCGCGACCACGTCGTGCAGTTCGCGGGCGATCCGGGAGCGCTCCTCCAGCACCGCCTGCCGGGCCAGCCCGGCCCGGCGCTGCTCCTCGGCCTGGACCAGGTGCCGCTCGGCCTCGCGGCGGGAGTGGATGGACTCGCCGAGCACCAGCACCAGCGTGGCCACCACCGCCGCCACCGCGAGTACCACCGGCGGCAGCCCGACCAGCGGCACCGCCGGGAGCAGCACCGCCCCGGTGGTCCACAGGTCCACCCCGACCGCCACGTCCCGCCCGTAGACCTGGGCGGTGATGAACAGCAGCGCCACCTGGGCCAGGCAGCCGCTGACCGGCCAGGGCCAGAACGGGGTAGGCGCGTGGCCGACCTCGGCGAAGGTGGTGAGCGTGAGGCCGACGGCGGAGATCCGCCAGGCGGCCAGCGGCCGGGCGGCGGCCAGCAGCAGCGGCAGTACCTGGAGCCCGGCCAGGGCCCAGGCCAGGCTGCCGGGGACGAGCTGGTTCAGCTGGCCGTCGGCGGTCTCGGTGAGGATGAACACGCAGGCGGCGCCGACCACCGCGAGGGCGTACCGCAGCCGGGGGCTGGACAGTGAGGGGAGCAGGAAGACCCGCTGGTCGGGGGCCGCCCAGCCGGCCTTGCGGATGATCCGCGCGAAGTCGCCCGCGCGGGCGAGGGCGCGGATGCTCACACGCCGAAGGGCTCCGTCCATGTCGGAGCCGAGCTTAGTCCGCCCGGTGGCGGAGCGTTATGGGGCGTCGCTGAGGTGGTACCGGCGGGCGGGGCGCCGAGGGGGGCTCAGAACGGGTGGTTGAGCAGTTGTTCGACCTCGGCCCGGGTGGGCAGTGAGGGCTGGGCGCCGGCGCGGGTGGTGGCCAGTGCGGCGGTGGCGTTGGCCCGGCGGACCGCCTCGTGCAGCGGGCGGCCCTCGGCGAGGGCGACCGCGAGCGCGCCGCAGAAGGCGTCCCCGGCGGCGGTGGTGTCGACCGGGGTCACCGGGAGCGGGGGGACGAGGTGAACGGCGCCCTCTTCGCAGAGCAGTGCTCCGTCCGCACCCAGGGTGACCACCACGGCGGCCGGGCCGCGCAGGGTGCGGGCCGCGTCGGCCACGGCGTGCAGGTCCGGCAGCGGCTGGCCGACCAGGGCGGCCAGCTCCTCCCGGTTCGGCACCAGCACGTCCACCATCTCCAGCAGCGCCGCCGAGAGCGGGCGGGCCGGGGCCGGGTTGAGCAGAACCGTTCCGGCGGCCAGCCGGGCCGCCGCCTCCACGGTTTCGGCCGGGACCTCCTGCTGTAGCAGGGTGACGCTCGCGTCCCGAAGCAGTGCTCCGGCGGCAGCGCAGTGCTCCGGAGCGAGAGCACTGTTCGCGCCGGGACTGACGATGATCGAGTTCTCCCCCGACCCGGTGTTCACCGCGATCAGCGCCTGGCCGCTGGCCAGCCCGTGCTCCAGCAGCACCCGGTCGACGTCCACCCCCTCCTGCTCCAGCGCCTTCCGCAGCCGCTCGCCGACGGCGTCCGCGCCCACCATGGCCACCATCGCCACCTGCGCGCCCAGCCGGGCCGCCGCCACCGCCTGGTTCGCGCCCTTGCCGCCCGGATGCTCGGCCAGCGCGCCACCCAGCACCGTCTCCCCCGGACTCGGGTGGTGCGGCACCGGAACGACCAGGTCGAGATTGATACTGCCCACCACTGCGATCATCGGCATGCCACTACCTTGACTGAACATCATCCATTCAGTACAGCCTGCATCACCGCGCGGGCCACCGGAGCGGCCAGTCCGCCGCCGCTGACATCCGCCCGGTCGGCGTTGCTGTCCTCGATCACCACCGCCACCGCCACCGGTGCC includes these proteins:
- a CDS encoding glycosyltransferase family 87 protein, whose protein sequence is MTTTHVPEAARPTTAVSPEAHDAEREPSAPDTARPARPQRRLWVLGCLVCAVWAGCFPIVSNLRPEQNWGLIAFIGYLLATGAAAFAPLRLVPRLVVGTALLGAVLVPLPVMLAQGWAQSEVQVVQYSATQLLHTGSPYIPHPRQVTQYDPYLPAMALFGLPRALLGSHGALPRVLGDARLWFLAAFLGCLLPGWRLLRPRTPGADRARTPGADRARTPGADRARTPGTDRARTPGADHSRGLLALAAVTASPLVALSAAVSGVDLPLIGCCLLGLGYAGRGHALRAGLVIALACALKWTAWPAFPVALLLLQFRFGLRPVLRCAAATLLVAGALILPFTLVTPGAVMEQVVRFPLGLAQLRTPANSPLPGHLLAELGPGGRVASLVLLGLGGVAVALWLLLRPPAGVVQAADRLAAGVAVAFLLAPAGRFGYLDLPLLLLLWPRLATGVLRAASEPRRGRGPEPEQPGRLGIVSQEDVVVALDS
- a CDS encoding response regulator transcription factor — its product is MSENIRVLLVDDQEMVRDGLGALLASAPDIELVGEAGDGLLAVQLAAELRPDVVVMDIRMPGMDGLTATARILGSAEPGPPDAPRARPLPQTPRVLILTTFDLDEYVYEALARGASGFLLKDAPARDLINAVRVVASGEALLAPSVTRRLIDDVARRRRSGHLRPEAAATLTVRELDVLRQVARGLSNGEIADELFLSEQTIKTHVGRILAKLELRDRTQAVVFAYENGLVGGPGEPG
- a CDS encoding sensor histidine kinase, whose product is MSIRALARAGDFARIIRKAGWAAPDQRVFLLPSLSSPRLRYALAVVGAACVFILTETADGQLNQLVPGSLAWALAGLQVLPLLLAAARPLAAWRISAVGLTLTTFAEVGHAPTPFWPWPVSGCLAQVALLFITAQVYGRDVAVGVDLWTTGAVLLPAVPLVGLPPVVLAVAAVVATLVLVLGESIHSRREAERHLVQAEEQRRAGLARQAVLEERSRIARELHDVVAHHMSMIAIQAEAAPYKESGLPEQTLRTFGAIREASTTALTEMRRVIGLLREDDENAERAPQPGIDRIPEMVRAARQAGMQVDLTLTAGPERPPAVVDVSVYRIVQEALSNAGRHAPGARVEVEVLRTEDAVRVHVADDGRTSGGPLPDDGGNGGHGLTGMRERAALLGGTLRAHPREHGGFEVTAELPLHGVPEQRRWELGSGGSEEG
- the rbsK gene encoding ribokinase: MIAVVGSINLDLVVPVPHHPSPGETVLGGALAEHPGGKGANQAVAAARLGAQVAMVAMVGADAVGERLRKALEQEGVDVDRVLLEHGLASGQALIAVNTGSGENSIIVSPGANSALAPEHCAAAGALLRDASVTLLQQEVPAETVEAAARLAAGTVLLNPAPARPLSAALLEMVDVLVPNREELAALVGQPLPDLHAVADAARTLRGPAAVVVTLGADGALLCEEGAVHLVPPLPVTPVDTTAAGDAFCGALAVALAEGRPLHEAVRRANATAALATTRAGAQPSLPTRAEVEQLLNHPF